One genomic window of Actinoplanes lobatus includes the following:
- the gatC gene encoding Asp-tRNA(Asn)/Glu-tRNA(Gln) amidotransferase subunit GatC: MAAISREEVAHLARLSRLAVTEEELDRFAGQLDVILQSVARVGEVAAEDIPPTSHSVPLTNVYREDVPTASLTQDAALSGAPDAYESRFRVPRILDEED; this comes from the coding sequence ATGGCCGCCATCTCCCGCGAAGAGGTAGCGCACCTGGCGCGCCTGTCGCGGCTCGCCGTGACCGAAGAAGAGCTCGATCGATTCGCGGGGCAGCTCGACGTGATCCTGCAGTCGGTCGCGCGGGTCGGTGAGGTGGCCGCGGAGGACATCCCGCCGACCTCCCACTCGGTGCCGCTGACCAACGTGTACCGCGAGGACGTCCCCACGGCGAGCCTCACGCAGGACGCGGCGCTGTCCGGCGCTCCGGACGCGTACGAGAGCCGTTTCCGGGTGCCGCGCATCCTGGACGAGGAGGACTGA
- a CDS encoding putative bifunctional diguanylate cyclase/phosphodiesterase: MDAARPRLAGPDHRRAVLVTTVPAVVAAVPLIWASGGLTPAFWTMAVLAVLVDVRPYVVPGRRASSVILPSICFTFGIALAWGALPAVAVQTVAVAVAGARMRHSPRRTLHLTVQHAAALLAASAVAHLASLRVDDSPGWWAAVLICVAAVTWMLARYSVAALARALTSDVPPRRRRRGHADLFATAALLLLGPVVLVAARVSPALLPLALLALHAVHRMVRWAGEFERATRFDPLTGLPNRRGLQAAMAERDPHRRRALLLIDLDRFRTVNDALGHGAGDRLLTRVADRLTAAVPTHDLVVRLGGDEFAVLATRVEDPASARRIAQHLTDELSRPFPLDGTPVELSASIGIALQSGRRDDSTLLREAESAMYEAKERGDQVAVHGPDVAEHTPDKLTLVADLRTALRRDPPDDGIVLYYQPQVAIATGEVVGVEALLRWRHPRRGTVGPEELLRAAEPTPVMRLLTARVLEEVVAQLAAWRRDRVPLRAAVNVSARDLHAGDIADRVGALLGRYGVPADLLQLEITESALMADPHRVLETTTRLSRMGVGISLDDFGTGYSSLQHLRRLPLAEVKIDRSFVLGMTTDRGDAAIVRSVIGLADSLGLRAVAEGVEDEATWRMLAAAGCHMAQGWFHARPMPAADLAAWRRRYRPVKPGNRGEIDSGPAVKPSNDEGAGWPPSPAKR; the protein is encoded by the coding sequence ATGGATGCCGCTCGCCCACGGTTGGCCGGTCCGGACCACCGCCGTGCCGTGCTTGTCACCACCGTGCCGGCCGTGGTGGCCGCCGTCCCGTTGATCTGGGCGAGCGGCGGCCTGACACCGGCCTTCTGGACCATGGCGGTGCTGGCCGTTCTGGTGGACGTCCGGCCGTACGTGGTGCCCGGCCGCCGCGCCAGCTCGGTGATCCTGCCGTCGATCTGCTTCACCTTCGGCATCGCCCTCGCCTGGGGAGCGCTGCCGGCGGTGGCCGTGCAGACGGTGGCGGTGGCGGTGGCGGGCGCCCGGATGCGGCATTCGCCCCGGCGTACCCTGCACCTGACCGTGCAGCACGCTGCGGCGCTGCTCGCCGCGTCGGCCGTCGCCCACCTGGCGTCGCTGCGTGTCGACGACAGCCCGGGCTGGTGGGCGGCGGTGCTGATCTGCGTGGCCGCCGTCACCTGGATGCTCGCCCGGTACTCGGTGGCCGCCCTGGCCCGGGCGCTGACCTCGGACGTCCCGCCACGCCGGCGCCGCCGCGGCCACGCCGACCTGTTCGCCACCGCGGCCCTGCTGCTGCTCGGCCCGGTGGTGCTGGTCGCGGCCCGGGTCAGCCCGGCGCTGCTGCCGCTGGCCCTGCTGGCGCTGCACGCCGTGCACCGGATGGTCCGCTGGGCCGGCGAGTTCGAGCGGGCCACCCGCTTCGACCCGCTGACCGGCCTGCCCAACCGGCGTGGCCTCCAGGCCGCGATGGCCGAACGCGACCCGCACCGGCGCCGCGCCCTGCTCCTGATCGACCTGGACCGGTTCCGCACGGTCAACGACGCCCTCGGCCACGGCGCCGGGGACCGGCTGCTGACCCGGGTCGCCGACCGGCTGACCGCCGCGGTGCCCACCCACGACCTGGTGGTCCGGCTCGGCGGCGACGAGTTCGCGGTGCTCGCCACCCGGGTCGAGGACCCGGCCTCGGCCCGGCGCATCGCCCAGCACCTGACCGACGAGCTGAGCCGCCCGTTCCCGCTGGACGGCACCCCGGTCGAGCTGAGCGCCTCGATCGGGATAGCACTGCAATCCGGCCGCCGCGACGACAGCACCCTGCTGCGCGAGGCCGAGTCGGCCATGTACGAGGCGAAAGAGCGCGGTGACCAGGTCGCCGTGCACGGGCCGGACGTGGCCGAGCACACCCCCGACAAGCTCACCCTGGTCGCCGACCTGCGCACCGCGCTGCGCCGGGACCCGCCCGACGACGGGATAGTCCTCTACTACCAGCCGCAGGTCGCCATCGCGACCGGCGAGGTGGTCGGCGTGGAGGCGCTGCTGCGCTGGCGGCATCCGCGGCGCGGCACGGTCGGCCCGGAGGAGCTGCTCCGCGCGGCCGAGCCGACCCCGGTGATGCGGCTGCTCACCGCACGTGTGCTGGAGGAGGTGGTGGCCCAGCTCGCGGCCTGGCGGCGGGACCGTGTGCCGCTGCGGGCCGCGGTCAACGTCAGCGCCCGCGACCTGCACGCCGGGGACATCGCGGACCGGGTGGGCGCGCTGCTCGGCCGGTACGGCGTACCCGCTGATCTTCTGCAGTTGGAGATCACCGAGAGCGCGCTGATGGCCGACCCGCACCGGGTCCTGGAGACCACCACCCGGCTCAGCCGGATGGGCGTGGGCATCTCGCTGGACGACTTCGGCACCGGCTACTCGTCGTTGCAGCATCTTCGGCGGTTGCCACTCGCCGAGGTGAAGATCGATCGCTCGTTCGTGCTGGGCATGACCACCGACCGGGGCGACGCCGCGATCGTCCGCTCGGTGATCGGCCTGGCCGACTCGCTGGGGCTGCGCGCCGTCGCCGAGGGCGTGGAGGACGAGGCCACCTGGCGGATGCTCGCGGCCGCCGGCTGCCACATGGCGCAGGGCTGGTTCCACGCCCGTCCCATGCCGGCCGCCGATCTTGCCGCGTGGCGCCGGCGGTACCGCCCGGTCAAGCCCGGGAATCGCGGCGAAATAGACTCAGGCCCGGCAGTTAAACCGTCAAACGATGAGGGGGCAGGATGGCCGCCATCTCCCGCGAAGAGGTAG
- a CDS encoding metallophosphoesterase family protein produces the protein MSEAPTNQEPPGQSGRRRAATLVGSVARPFRAAAAQLRSSAWFAGLSRALAGPLRTGAGFFRAATGLTGRAVRHRWYRRLRVAAAIGLTAVIGSMIGVMLFARSDLNVGPFSAEMSVTPSVHGGTEVNIPPLGSLHLDSHRGPVHLRVDLGSLDQSRTEALIDNPAAISTAGERAVDEVVTGVARLGLRTMGLAVLSTLILAALIFRDTRRTAAAGLTALVVTGGSLGLAAATLRPDSISEPRYEGLLVNAPAVVGDARRIADNYGRYSEQLQAILGNVSRVYSTISALPVYEPAGNTTRLLHVSDLHLNPTSWGLIRTVVDTFEIDAVIDTGDMVDWGSSAETSFVASIPSVQVPYIYVRGNHDSMAIQAAVARQSNAVVLDDALTEIDGLTIAGIGDPQFTPDKSETNAAGDESGPELLTAAGDRLAQTIRDSGKKVDIALVHDPAMAQPLSGVVPLVLAGHLHRRVVSTLPAPTAPPPGPSTSASPAPSASTAPPPTFTTRLMVEGSTGGAGLRGLEGEDATPLSLSVLYFDENHELKAYDDIQLGGTGESNVEMQRNVIGLEPEPTPTPTPSLSPAQPSR, from the coding sequence ATGAGCGAGGCGCCGACCAACCAGGAACCGCCCGGGCAGAGCGGACGCCGACGCGCCGCCACACTTGTCGGATCGGTGGCGCGGCCCTTCCGGGCGGCCGCCGCGCAGCTCCGGTCCTCCGCCTGGTTCGCCGGCCTTTCCCGGGCGCTGGCCGGGCCCCTTCGGACCGGCGCCGGCTTCTTCCGGGCGGCCACCGGTCTGACCGGCCGGGCGGTCCGGCATCGCTGGTACCGGCGGCTCCGGGTCGCGGCCGCGATCGGGTTGACCGCGGTCATCGGCTCGATGATCGGGGTGATGCTCTTCGCCCGCTCCGATCTGAACGTCGGCCCGTTCAGCGCCGAGATGTCGGTGACCCCGTCCGTGCACGGCGGCACCGAGGTGAACATCCCACCGCTCGGCTCACTGCACCTGGACAGTCACCGGGGCCCGGTGCACCTGCGGGTGGACCTCGGTTCGCTGGACCAGAGCCGGACCGAAGCGCTGATCGACAACCCGGCCGCGATCAGCACGGCCGGCGAGCGTGCGGTCGACGAGGTGGTCACCGGGGTGGCCCGGCTCGGCCTGCGCACCATGGGCCTGGCCGTGCTCAGCACGCTCATCCTGGCCGCGCTGATCTTCCGCGACACCCGGCGGACGGCGGCGGCCGGCCTCACCGCACTGGTCGTAACCGGCGGCAGCCTGGGCCTGGCCGCCGCCACGCTGCGACCGGATTCGATCAGTGAGCCACGCTATGAGGGCCTGCTCGTCAACGCGCCCGCCGTGGTCGGTGACGCCCGGCGGATCGCCGACAACTACGGGCGCTACTCGGAACAGCTCCAGGCCATCCTCGGCAACGTGAGCCGGGTCTACTCGACCATCTCGGCGCTGCCGGTCTACGAGCCGGCCGGCAACACCACCCGCCTGCTGCACGTCTCCGACCTGCATCTGAACCCGACATCGTGGGGCCTCATCCGGACCGTGGTGGACACCTTCGAGATCGACGCGGTGATCGACACCGGCGACATGGTCGACTGGGGCAGCAGCGCCGAGACGTCGTTCGTGGCCTCCATCCCGTCGGTCCAGGTCCCCTACATCTACGTGCGCGGCAACCACGACTCGATGGCGATCCAGGCGGCGGTGGCCCGGCAGAGCAACGCCGTGGTCCTCGACGACGCGCTCACCGAGATCGACGGGCTGACCATCGCGGGCATCGGCGACCCCCAGTTCACCCCCGACAAGAGCGAGACGAACGCGGCCGGCGACGAATCCGGCCCCGAACTGCTGACCGCCGCCGGCGACCGCCTGGCACAGACCATCCGCGACTCGGGCAAAAAGGTCGACATCGCTCTGGTCCACGACCCGGCCATGGCCCAGCCGCTGTCCGGCGTGGTCCCCCTGGTACTCGCCGGACACCTGCACCGCCGCGTGGTGAGCACACTGCCCGCACCCACCGCGCCCCCGCCCGGCCCGTCGACGTCGGCCTCCCCGGCCCCATCGGCGTCCACGGCGCCCCCACCCACCTTCACCACACGCCTCATGGTGGAGGGCTCCACCGGCGGCGCCGGGCTACGCGGCCTGGAGGGTGAGGACGCGACCCCGCTGAGCCTGTCGGTCCTCTACTTCGACGAGAACCACGAGCTGAAGGCGTACGACGACATCCAGCTGGGCGGCACCGGCGAGTCGAACGTGGAGATGCAGCGCAACGTCATCGGCCTCGAACCGGAACCGACCCCCACCCCGACACCCTCACTCTCGCCCGCCCAGCCGTCCCGCTGA
- the gatB gene encoding Asp-tRNA(Asn)/Glu-tRNA(Gln) amidotransferase subunit GatB — protein MTYEEILTRYEPVIGLETHVELGTATKMFCGCKTDFGAEPNTQVCPVCLALPGALPVMNRAAIEATIRIGLALNCDIAEWCRMARKNYFYPDMPKNFQTSQYDEPLCVDGYVDVVVDGVEYRIGIERVHIEEDTGKTLHVGGATGRIHGATESLVDYNRAGIPLVEIVTKPVPGLGGLAPEIAKAYVAELRDIVRSLGVSDVRMEQGSMRCDVNTSLNRPGEEWGTRTETKNVNSLRSVERAVRTEIIRQSGILDDGGKIHQETRHFHEDRGDTSSGRSKETATDYRYFPEPDLVPIAPDPAWVATLMAELPEKPSTRRARLREEWGITELDMQSVANAGAVEIIEETIAAGASPAGARKWWMGELARRANELNVELTAVGATPAQVAALQKLVDEGKLNDKLARTVLEGVVAGEGDPAEVMAARGLEVVNDTGALTAAVDEAIAANPDIAAKIRDGKIAAAGALVGAVMKTTRGQADAKTVRELLLERLGVS, from the coding sequence ATGACCTACGAAGAGATCCTCACCCGGTACGAGCCGGTCATCGGCCTGGAGACCCACGTCGAGCTGGGCACCGCGACCAAGATGTTCTGCGGCTGCAAGACCGACTTCGGCGCCGAGCCGAACACCCAGGTCTGCCCGGTCTGCCTGGCCCTGCCCGGCGCGCTGCCGGTGATGAACCGGGCCGCCATCGAGGCGACCATCCGGATCGGCCTGGCGCTGAACTGTGACATCGCCGAGTGGTGCCGGATGGCCCGGAAGAACTACTTCTACCCGGACATGCCGAAGAACTTCCAGACCTCGCAGTACGACGAGCCGCTCTGCGTGGACGGCTACGTCGACGTCGTCGTGGACGGCGTCGAGTACCGCATCGGCATCGAGCGGGTGCACATCGAGGAGGACACCGGCAAGACGCTGCACGTCGGCGGCGCCACCGGCCGGATCCACGGCGCCACCGAGTCGCTGGTCGACTACAACCGGGCCGGCATCCCGCTCGTCGAGATCGTCACGAAGCCGGTGCCCGGCCTGGGCGGGCTCGCTCCCGAGATCGCCAAGGCGTACGTTGCCGAGCTGCGCGACATCGTCCGCTCGCTGGGCGTCTCCGACGTGCGGATGGAGCAGGGCTCGATGCGCTGCGACGTCAACACCTCGCTGAACCGCCCGGGCGAGGAGTGGGGCACGCGGACCGAGACGAAGAACGTCAACTCGCTCCGCTCGGTCGAACGCGCCGTCCGCACCGAGATCATCCGCCAGTCCGGGATCCTCGACGACGGCGGCAAGATCCACCAGGAGACGCGGCACTTCCACGAGGACCGGGGCGACACCAGCTCCGGGCGCTCCAAGGAGACCGCGACCGACTACCGCTACTTCCCCGAGCCCGACCTGGTGCCGATCGCCCCGGACCCGGCGTGGGTCGCCACCCTGATGGCGGAACTCCCGGAGAAGCCCAGCACCCGCCGGGCCCGCCTCCGCGAGGAGTGGGGCATCACCGAACTCGACATGCAGTCGGTGGCCAACGCCGGTGCCGTCGAGATCATCGAGGAGACCATCGCGGCCGGCGCGTCCCCCGCGGGCGCCCGCAAGTGGTGGATGGGCGAGCTGGCCCGCCGCGCCAACGAGCTGAACGTCGAGCTCACCGCGGTCGGCGCCACGCCGGCCCAGGTCGCGGCCCTGCAGAAGCTGGTCGACGAGGGCAAGCTGAACGACAAGCTCGCCCGTACCGTCCTGGAGGGTGTCGTCGCGGGCGAGGGCGACCCGGCCGAGGTGATGGCCGCCCGCGGCCTCGAGGTGGTCAACGACACGGGCGCCCTCACGGCCGCCGTCGACGAGGCCATCGCCGCGAACCCGGACATCGCCGCCAAGATCCGCGACGGCAAGATCGCCGCCGCGGGCGCCCTGGTGGGCGCGGTCATGAAGACCACACGCGGCCAGGCGGACGCCAAGACCGTCCGCGAGTTGCTCCTGGAGCGCCTCGGCGTTTCCTGA
- the gatA gene encoding Asp-tRNA(Asn)/Glu-tRNA(Gln) amidotransferase subunit GatA — MTDLTRLSAFDLAKLISTKEVSAVEVATAHLDRIAAVDDRVHAFLHVDRAGALEAAAAVDRGEITGPLAGVPIAVKDVVTTKGVPTTAASKILEGWKPPYDATIVERLKKAGMPILGKTNMDEFAMGSSTEYSAYGPTNNPWDLGRIPGGSGGGSAAALAAYEAPLAIGTDTGGSIRQPGAVTGTVGAKPTYGGTSRYGLIAFSSSLDTPGPCARTVEDTALLHAVIAGHDPRDSTSIPQPVPDVVAAARLGATGDLTGVKLGIVKEFAGDGSEPGVTAAFQESLQKLVKLGAEVVEVSCPHFEYALPAYYLIAPSECSSNLARFDGVRYGLRAGDDGNRSLEEVMSLTREAGFGPEVKRRIIIGTYALSSGYYDAYYGQAQKVRTLITRDFQSAFEKVDVLVSPTTPFVAFPFGSRTSDPYQMYLADLFTIPTNLYGGPAISVPCGLSEGLPVGFQIMAPTLADDRMYRVAAALESAVGTFTPPAL; from the coding sequence GTGACCGACCTGACCAGGCTCTCCGCTTTTGATCTCGCTAAGTTGATCTCCACGAAGGAGGTCTCCGCCGTCGAGGTCGCCACCGCGCACCTCGACCGGATCGCCGCCGTCGACGACCGGGTGCACGCCTTCCTGCACGTCGACCGGGCCGGCGCCCTCGAAGCGGCCGCCGCCGTCGACCGCGGGGAGATCACCGGCCCGCTGGCCGGCGTGCCGATCGCCGTCAAGGACGTGGTGACCACCAAGGGCGTCCCGACCACCGCCGCCTCGAAGATCCTCGAAGGATGGAAGCCGCCGTACGACGCGACCATCGTCGAGCGGCTCAAGAAGGCCGGCATGCCGATCCTCGGCAAGACCAACATGGACGAGTTCGCGATGGGCTCCTCCACGGAGTACAGCGCGTACGGCCCGACCAACAACCCGTGGGACCTGGGCCGGATCCCGGGCGGCTCGGGTGGTGGCTCGGCCGCCGCGCTCGCCGCCTACGAGGCCCCGCTCGCGATCGGCACCGACACCGGCGGCTCGATCCGCCAGCCCGGCGCGGTCACCGGCACGGTGGGCGCGAAGCCCACCTACGGCGGCACCTCCCGGTACGGCCTGATCGCCTTCTCCTCCTCGCTGGACACGCCCGGCCCCTGCGCCCGGACCGTCGAGGACACCGCCCTGCTGCACGCGGTGATCGCCGGCCACGACCCGCGGGACTCCACCTCGATCCCGCAGCCGGTGCCGGACGTGGTGGCGGCCGCCCGCCTCGGCGCGACCGGTGACCTGACCGGGGTGAAGCTCGGCATCGTCAAGGAGTTCGCCGGCGACGGCTCCGAGCCCGGCGTGACCGCCGCGTTCCAGGAGTCACTTCAGAAGCTGGTCAAGCTGGGCGCCGAGGTCGTCGAGGTGTCCTGCCCGCACTTCGAGTACGCGCTGCCGGCCTACTACCTGATCGCCCCCAGCGAGTGCTCCTCCAACCTGGCCCGCTTCGACGGTGTCCGGTACGGTCTGCGCGCCGGCGACGACGGCAACCGCTCGCTCGAGGAGGTCATGTCGCTGACCCGGGAGGCCGGCTTCGGCCCCGAGGTGAAGCGCCGGATCATCATCGGCACCTACGCCCTGTCCAGCGGCTACTACGACGCCTACTACGGCCAGGCGCAGAAGGTCCGCACCCTGATCACCCGGGACTTCCAGTCCGCGTTCGAGAAGGTGGACGTGCTGGTCTCGCCGACCACCCCGTTCGTGGCGTTCCCGTTCGGATCCCGGACCTCCGACCCGTACCAGATGTACCTCGCCGACCTCTTCACGATCCCGACGAACCTGTACGGCGGACCGGCCATCTCGGTCCCGTGCGGGCTCTCCGAGGGCCTGCCGGTCGGCTTCCAGATCATGGCCCCGACGCTGGCCGACGACCGGATGTACCGGGTCGCCGCCGCGCTCGAATCCGCCGTCGGCACGTTCACCCCGCCGGCCCTGTGA
- a CDS encoding PQQ-dependent sugar dehydrogenase, giving the protein MRFRRVRAVAATSGAVLALTAGCSFGPPGPDQAGSPPNLPRPSVAPTAGEGDAEREVALSVLAKDLEVPWGMAFLPDGGAVVTERDTARILKIGPESTAGGLKVTELRRLGEVTAGGDGGLLGVAVSPKFESDKTLFVYYTTAEDNRIAKIAGDGPVQPILTGIPRSEQHNGGALAFGPDGLLYVGTGDGTADGGQAQDPKSLGGKILRITTAGKPAPGNPVRNSPVWSSGHRNVQGLAWDETKRMFATDRGQPRTAELNVVVKGKNYGWPTADGPATNPKFTDPLVSWPTDTSSCAGVATLESMVATACVLGRRLQLLNVTGNGTVLGSPQELLTDDFGRLRALATAPDGSFWVATSNQEDAGQPGPEDDRILRLVFSDGGAGRS; this is encoded by the coding sequence GTGCGATTCCGCCGGGTCCGCGCTGTGGCCGCGACGTCCGGCGCCGTGCTGGCGCTGACCGCGGGTTGCAGCTTCGGGCCACCGGGCCCGGATCAGGCCGGCTCGCCGCCCAACCTGCCCCGCCCGTCGGTCGCGCCGACCGCCGGTGAGGGCGACGCCGAGCGCGAGGTCGCCCTCAGCGTGCTGGCGAAGGACCTCGAGGTTCCGTGGGGCATGGCCTTCCTGCCCGACGGCGGCGCGGTGGTCACCGAGCGGGACACCGCCCGCATCCTCAAGATCGGTCCCGAGTCGACCGCCGGCGGGCTCAAGGTCACCGAGTTGCGGCGGCTCGGCGAGGTCACGGCCGGTGGTGACGGCGGCTTGCTCGGCGTGGCCGTGTCACCGAAGTTCGAGTCGGACAAGACCCTCTTCGTCTACTACACGACCGCCGAGGACAACCGGATCGCCAAGATCGCCGGAGACGGGCCGGTCCAGCCGATCCTCACCGGCATCCCGCGGTCCGAGCAGCACAACGGCGGAGCCCTGGCGTTCGGGCCGGACGGCCTGCTCTACGTGGGCACCGGCGACGGCACCGCCGACGGCGGCCAGGCCCAGGATCCGAAGAGCCTGGGCGGCAAGATCCTGCGGATCACCACGGCCGGCAAACCCGCCCCCGGCAACCCGGTGCGCAATTCGCCGGTCTGGTCGTCCGGCCACCGCAACGTGCAGGGCCTGGCGTGGGACGAGACGAAGCGGATGTTCGCCACCGACCGCGGCCAGCCACGCACCGCCGAGCTCAACGTGGTGGTGAAGGGGAAGAACTACGGCTGGCCGACAGCCGACGGCCCGGCCACCAACCCGAAATTCACCGATCCCCTGGTCTCCTGGCCCACCGACACGTCGTCGTGCGCCGGTGTCGCCACGCTGGAGAGCATGGTCGCCACCGCGTGCGTGCTCGGCCGGCGGCTGCAGCTGCTCAACGTGACAGGCAACGGCACGGTGCTGGGCAGCCCGCAGGAGCTGCTGACCGACGATTTCGGCCGGCTGCGCGCCCTGGCCACCGCGCCGGACGGCTCGTTCTGGGTGGCCACCTCCAACCAGGAGGACGCCGGGCAGCCCGGCCCCGAGGACGACCGCATTCTCCGGCTGGTCTTCTCCGACGGCGGCGCCGGCCGGAGTTGA
- the ligA gene encoding NAD-dependent DNA ligase LigA, with protein MIVFLRRRFGSVATPEASSRHAELADEIREHQHRYYQLDAPTVSDAEFDLLLRELEALEAEFPELRTPESPTQTVGGTTTGDFPKVEHAERMMSLDNVFNLDELTAWAERAVRDAGGPVRFLCELKIDGLAINLTYEKGVLVRAATRGTGRVGDDVTPNVRTIGDIPERLTGDDVPGLVEVRGEIYFPAEAFAALNAMLVEQGKPTYMNPRNAASGSLRQKDPRVTGSRGLGMVVHGLGAREGFLPESQSAAYAAMKAWGLPVSERWKLVDDLAGVREFIEFYGKHRHDVEHDIDGVVVKVDEVAIQGRLGSTSRAPRWAIAFKYPPEEVTTKLLDIRVNVGRTGRVTPQAVVEPVVVAGSEVEFATLHNAQEVARKGVLIGDTVVLRKAGDVIPEILGPLLELRPADARAFVMPTECPDCGTPLAPAKEGDIDIRCPNSRFCVGQRRERLTYIGQRNVLDIDVLGEKSARALIDSGVLFDEGDLFTLTADDLLRAPFFVKKDGTLGANAEKMLLSLAEAKGRPLARIVRALSIRHVGPTAAEALALEYQAMEAIEEIVARTAALPEVEALVPVVAEEPDEAEGAESPATAGKAVVKRTVKVVDPLAEVDGVGPIIAESLREWFAVDWHREIVGKWRAAGVRMADERVETGPRTLDGVTVVVTGTLAGYTRDKAAEEITTRGGKVTGSVSKKTGFVVVGDNPGSKYDKALALKVPVLDEAGFGVLLADGPEAARAVAETTPEG; from the coding sequence TTGATCGTATTTCTTAGACGGAGGTTCGGTTCAGTGGCTACCCCAGAGGCATCTTCCCGGCATGCCGAGCTGGCCGACGAGATCCGCGAGCACCAGCACCGCTATTACCAGCTCGACGCGCCGACGGTGTCGGACGCGGAGTTCGACCTGTTGCTGCGCGAGCTGGAGGCGCTGGAGGCGGAGTTCCCGGAGCTGCGCACCCCCGAGTCGCCGACCCAGACGGTCGGCGGTACGACGACCGGAGACTTCCCCAAGGTCGAGCACGCCGAGCGGATGATGTCGCTGGACAACGTGTTCAACCTCGACGAGCTGACGGCGTGGGCCGAGCGCGCGGTGCGGGACGCCGGCGGCCCGGTGCGGTTCCTGTGCGAACTCAAGATCGACGGTCTGGCGATCAACCTGACGTACGAGAAGGGTGTTCTGGTCCGCGCCGCCACCCGTGGCACCGGGCGGGTCGGCGACGACGTGACCCCCAACGTGCGGACCATCGGGGACATCCCGGAGCGGCTGACCGGTGACGACGTGCCCGGCCTGGTCGAGGTGCGCGGCGAGATCTACTTCCCGGCCGAGGCGTTCGCGGCGCTCAACGCGATGCTGGTGGAGCAGGGTAAACCGACGTACATGAATCCCCGTAACGCCGCTTCCGGCAGCCTGCGGCAGAAGGATCCACGGGTCACCGGGTCGCGCGGGCTCGGCATGGTGGTGCACGGGCTGGGCGCGCGGGAGGGGTTCCTCCCGGAGTCGCAGTCGGCGGCCTATGCGGCGATGAAGGCGTGGGGCCTGCCGGTCAGCGAGCGGTGGAAGCTGGTCGACGACCTGGCCGGGGTGCGCGAGTTCATCGAGTTCTACGGCAAGCACCGGCACGACGTCGAGCACGACATCGACGGTGTGGTGGTGAAGGTCGACGAGGTCGCCATCCAGGGGCGGCTCGGGTCGACCAGCCGCGCGCCCCGGTGGGCGATCGCTTTCAAGTACCCGCCGGAGGAGGTCACCACCAAGCTGCTCGACATCCGGGTCAATGTGGGCCGCACCGGCCGGGTCACGCCCCAGGCGGTGGTGGAACCGGTGGTGGTGGCCGGTTCGGAGGTCGAGTTCGCCACCCTGCACAACGCGCAGGAGGTGGCCCGCAAGGGCGTGCTGATCGGCGACACCGTGGTGCTGCGCAAGGCCGGTGACGTCATCCCGGAGATCCTCGGGCCGCTGCTGGAGCTGCGGCCGGCGGACGCGCGGGCGTTCGTGATGCCGACCGAGTGCCCCGACTGCGGGACGCCGCTGGCCCCGGCGAAAGAGGGTGACATCGACATCCGGTGCCCGAACTCGCGGTTCTGTGTGGGGCAGCGGCGGGAACGGCTGACCTACATCGGGCAGCGCAACGTTCTGGACATCGACGTGCTGGGGGAGAAGTCGGCGCGCGCGCTGATCGATTCGGGTGTGCTGTTCGACGAGGGCGATCTGTTCACGCTGACCGCAGACGACCTGCTCCGGGCGCCGTTCTTCGTGAAGAAGGACGGAACACTCGGGGCGAACGCGGAGAAGATGCTGCTGAGCCTGGCCGAGGCGAAGGGGCGGCCGCTCGCCCGGATCGTGCGGGCGCTCTCGATCCGGCATGTCGGGCCGACGGCGGCGGAGGCGCTCGCCCTGGAGTACCAGGCGATGGAGGCGATCGAGGAGATCGTCGCGCGGACGGCGGCGCTGCCCGAGGTCGAGGCGCTGGTGCCGGTGGTCGCGGAGGAGCCGGACGAGGCCGAGGGCGCGGAGAGCCCGGCGACGGCCGGGAAGGCGGTGGTCAAACGGACCGTCAAGGTCGTCGACCCGCTGGCCGAGGTGGACGGCGTCGGCCCGATCATCGCCGAGAGCCTGCGCGAGTGGTTCGCCGTCGACTGGCACCGGGAGATCGTCGGGAAGTGGCGGGCCGCGGGCGTGCGGATGGCCGACGAGCGGGTGGAGACCGGCCCCCGCACGCTGGACGGCGTGACCGTCGTGGTCACCGGCACCCTGGCCGGCTACACCCGCGACAAGGCGGCCGAGGAGATCACCACCCGGGGCGGCAAGGTGACCGGCTCGGTGTCGAAGAAGACCGGGTTCGTGGTGGTCGGCGACAACCCGGGCAGCAAGTACGACAAGGCGCTCGCCCTCAAGGTGCCGGTGCTCGACGAGGCGGGGTTCGGGGTCCTGCTGGCGGACGGTCCGGAGGCGGCCAGGGCGGTGGCCGAGACCACCCCGGAAGGGTGA